The Bos indicus isolate NIAB-ARS_2022 breed Sahiwal x Tharparkar chromosome 12, NIAB-ARS_B.indTharparkar_mat_pri_1.0, whole genome shotgun sequence genomic sequence AAGAAAAGAGACTTGTTTACGGAATCAAAATTAGTCTCTCTGGGTGTTGAATTGAAATCAAATTTCTGTTAAATAGGGCCCCAAGAAATCAATTGTAACCACCAGTTAATGACCAGTTTGCTAACAGCTTGAGGCAAAGCCAAGGGCAGTTAACACTCCAACAAATTAGTTGTTAACTGTGCTAATGACAAATTTTTCAGGGAttattgctattataaacagtcaTCAATCCAGCTTTACCACTGAGTTTAGAAAAGTTTGCAGCCAAAAAGATCTTTTCATGCCCTCAGTTTGAAACTCTGGATTCTAGTTAATATGATAATCTAAAATCATATAATGCTAGAtttcttgctttggcaggtgtaAAAGTAATCAAAGttcttttgcatttccttaattgtAGTATAATTGAATGTATATGTAGATTTCTTATAGTCTCTTATGATAATCAATAGGAAATATGATAATAGAAATATGTagatgttttctcattttcagcATATGTTCATCATCAATTTGATAAAATATGCATAAGATCATCAATCACTATAAAAGTAATGCTAATTTCTCATTTATAGCAAAAtttcctattttgtttttgttttttttttctactttctcaccagcttatttccattttacagccaCAGAAAACTTAAAGGAGTTATACGACACATTCATCTTCTCTTGAGACCTAAGGCCTAGAACAGTCTATAGCAGTTACCACAAAAGGAGCACTTAAGGAATGTATTTATCAGGTTAGGAGTACGAGTTTCTCTGCCATGCCTTTCTCAACATGCACTTCTGAGCAGTATTCTTCCATGTACAACAGGAGCAGGCTGGGCAAGAATGAAACTCCAGAGTGTTGAATAGGCTAGTCTATTACATTCCACAAAAACTTCAAGGAATCACCCCCACCAACCTACCCAAGATCAAGTAATAGGCCATCTTCAATAGATTATTTGAACAAACGGTAATTAACGCACACTTCAacagatttatttctttaaaggaatggattttgaagagaaaaaacacGGGGCAGAGAGGTatggaatagaaaataaatacaaatgtaagCTGTTTTACTAATTGCTTTATAACCACAAACTAGTACAGAGAATGCCCTGTACAAAACACAACAAAGGTTCAAAGATGGAGATGTTCCCTTAGGCAAGGTTGAAGACTTCAGTCTCTGGTATTTGGAatttaggctgcagtccttgtttTTGGATGGATCACTGGGTGTGTGGCACAGTCCATGCTTTTAACCAGATTTGAACAGGAGAATGGCCACTTGGCCCAGGTAGAAGTAGATGAAGTGTTTGGTTTCATGTGTCACATAACTACGGAAGTTCCTCCCCACGATGCAGTGCCAGGTGGGGTTGTACTTCTTATCAAACTCCTTCTTGATATGGGCCGCAATGTCCTTCTCTATATTATACTTTTCCAATGCCTGAGTAGCACACTCCACCGAGTCCTGTTGCATCTCCTCCGACATATCGGCATTCTTGATTATGGCCTTTCGGTCATACATGGTTACCAAGGAGCAGGGGCTGGCCGACTGCAACGgtctcctgggggaggggctggtgaAGCTCACACCCGCGTAGAGAGGCGGTCGCTACCGAAGCCGTGGCACATAATTTccaatcaaaaatgaaaaataggaaagatAAATATATCAGATTTATATAGGATCAAACTAAGTTTCAGGAAAGTAAATCTGaaagtattttaataacaaaatatataacTGTTTGTAAAtcaatatcatggcatctggtcccatcacttcatgtcaaatagatggggaaacagtggaaacagaggctgacttgatttttttaggctctaaaatcactgcagatggtgattacagccatgaaattaaaagacgcttactcttggaaggaaagttatgacaaacctagacagcatattaaaaagcagagacttactttgttaacaaaggtccatctagtcaaggctatggtttttcaagtaattgtatatggatatgagagttggactgtaaagaaagctgagtgcagaagaattgatgcttttgaactgtggtgttggagaaacctcttgagagtcccttggactgcaaagagatccaatgagtccatcataaaggagatcagtcctgggtgttcattggaaggactgatgttgaagctggaactccaatactttggccacctgatgtggagagctgactcattggaaaagaccctgatgctgggaaagattgagggcaggaggagaaggggatgacagaggatgagatgcttggatggcatcaccgattcaatggacaatggtttgggtggactctgggagttggtgatggacagggaggcctggcatgctgtggttaatggggtcgcaaagagttggacacgactgagcaattgaactgaactaaaagcaaTATTAATCCTAAATTGTgaatattattttgaagcaaattcctCTTTACTTACTAATAAAAGTAATGAGATTATCCTTATATTTTGAATGTTTAATGGAAAACATATTAGACTGATTTCTCCTTCAGTTTTacagtattttgaaaatatttgatgtcagtttttcattttgattaattgcttatattcctattttttataaagtatattttaccATATGGGTCAATATCATGGTTTAGTCTGTTTTTAAttgttgattttaattttaagtgaAACTGCAGAAGTGTcatcatttaaatgttttaatatcgtttccttttaatatttcacaAATAATGGTATATCCACAGGAAATGACAACATggtcttttattgttttaaatatatattttatttagagtGCCACATTGACAAGTTACTAATAGTTTCATTATACTCTCCATAGTCTGTTGTTAAAGTTGCATTTCAAACTAaataattatttggaaaataaaaacacattaatttgcttttcttaaattATACTAAAAGAAGAATATGATTACTTTTGTTAACATATATCCTGCATTTCAAAAGATACTtttacattgaaagtgaaagtcactcagtcctgtctgactctttgcaactgtatgtgtccatggaattccaggccagaatactggagtgggtagcctttcctttttcctaggatcttcccaatccagggattgaaccaaggtcttccacattgtaggaggattctttaccacctgagctatcagggaagcccattggacAGTTTCCATTGGACAAAATTAAATACTAAAACTAAATTGGTAATATAGAAATAATGCCTAGGGGTAAtctgtgatattaaaaaaaataaaaagatcatatcTAATATCCACATAAAGATAATAATAGAATTTATTGAGCAGTTATCTTACTCTAATTTTCAAATGTgcaaaaaaataagggaaattaTATCACCTTGACTGTATCTATTTtgatttattgcttttatttatatttttaattttattttatttttaaactttacataattgttttagttttgccaaatatcaaaatgaatccaccacaggtatacacgtgctccccatcctgaactctcctccctcctccctccccacaccatccctctgggtcatcccagtgcaccagccccaagcatctagtatcgtgcatcgaacctggactggcatctcatttcatacatgatattttacatgtttcagtgccattctcccaaatcatcccaccctctccctctcccacagagtccataagactgttctatacatcagtgtctcttttgctgtctcatacacagggttattgttaccatctttctaaattccatatatatgcgttagtatactgtattggtgtttttccttctggcttacttcactctgcataataggctccagtttcatccacctcattagattttttctataataaaattgaaacaaaatttaaaaagtcacttgAAGTGTTTTTacgaagttttcttttctttttttttctgatatgccTTTTGAGGTCATAAATTTCCCT encodes the following:
- the LOC109566871 gene encoding dynein light chain 1, cytoplasmic-like, producing the protein MYDRKAIIKNADMSEEMQQDSVECATQALEKYNIEKDIAAHIKKEFDKKYNPTWHCIVGRNFRSYVTHETKHFIYFYLGQVAILLFKSG